DNA from Quercus lobata isolate SW786 chromosome 1, ValleyOak3.0 Primary Assembly, whole genome shotgun sequence:
TATTagtaataataccttctgagattatttacattccaaggatggagtacaggtttttcatctaggtcttctagatagtaagcccctattcctgctacagaaGTAATCCAGTATAGTCCCTCCCAgttgggtcccagttttccccaatttggattcttagtggcccccaaGACCTTTCTCAGCACTagatctcctatggctaacggcctcatccttACGTTGCTATCGTAGCTCcgcttgagtttgtgctggtagtaagctagccgaaccATTGCGCTCTCCCTTTGTTCTTCAATTAGATCTAGATTGTGCTTCAACATTGTATCATTATTGCTAGAAGAAAATGCATTGGTCCTCAACGTTGGGAATCCTGTTTCTAGgggaataacggcctcggccccataggtcatagagaaaggagtttctcccgtcgaacgtcagggtgttgtccgatacgtccaaagcacatgcgGTAGCTCTTCCACCCACTTTCCTTTCGCATCATCTAGTCTCTTTTTGAGCCCATTGACaatgaccttgttaacagcttcagcctgcccattgccttgcggataagctggagtggaatacctgtttcttattcccagctCTGAACAGTATTCCCtgaaggcattgctatcgaactggagcccattgtccgaaacaagagctcgtggaataccaaatcgcgtaacaatattcttccagacaaacttcttcacatccacgtcccggatgttcgccaagggttcagctttaacccatttagtgaagtagtccgtGCCGACAAGCAAGTACctcttgtttcctatagcttttggaaaagggccgacaatgtccagtccccattgcgcaaaaggccaagggcttgaaagagggttaaggactcctcctGGCTGGTGAATATTCGGGGCGTATCTTTGACACTGGTCACATTTCTTAACATACTCCTGTGCCTCTCtatgcatatttggccaccaataacccTGCGTGAGTGCTCGGTATGATAGAGACCTCCCTCCAGTATGGCTcccacaaatgccctcatgtAACTCTTCCAGGATTGATTCCGCTGTCTCAGGAGGCACACAGAGCAAATATGGTCCAGAGAAAGACCGTCTGTACAGCTTcttatcctcggataaccagtaccgaggtgctctTCTTCGTATTTTCTCGGCTTCCACCTTATCCTCGGGCAATGTGTCATtttcgagaaattttaatatagggtccatccagttTGGCGATGGACCAACTTGACGGATTTGGCGaacctccttttctggtgaggtGGGAGTACACAAGTCTTCGACGACAATTACCCGAGGGAGATTTTGTACTGAGGAAGTGGCGAAGGTCGCCAAAGAATCAGCATGGGTATTCTCCCCTCGTGGAATATGTAGTACGTCAAAAGATTCAAACTCAGCTCGCATTCGCCTTACTCGGTCCAGGTatccttgcatccttgggtctctggcctccaactctccggTTACTTGGCCGACAACCAGCCTTGAGTCCGAGAGCATCTTCaccgcctttccacccattttacggaccatgctcattcccattatcaaaacttcgtactctgattcattgttagtagctgagaacccTAGCCTTAATGATTTCTctatgatgacctcttcgggggATATCAAAACCAATCCCAGTCCAGCTCCCCATTGGTTGGCAgccccatccacgtataccTTCCACTCCGGCTATCCTGACGCGGATATTGCGCCAACCGCTTTCTCATCCATGTGATCTCGATTCCTACTAATctcctcagggcactcagcgaattcagctaccaGGTCGGCAAGAACTTGACCCTTcacagaggtgcgaggcatgtatttgatgtcaaaagcacccagaatcgttccccacttggcTATTCTGCCGGTATAATCAGCACTTCTAATTATGGATTTGAGGGGTAATTGGGTCAAGacaactacagtgtgagcttgaaaataatgCGGAAGTTTACGTTTTGCATGGACGactgccagtatggccttctctaacgacagatatctcacctcgaCTTCATGGAGGGATCTACTCACATAATAAACAGGCTTCTGAACGCCCttgtcttctcgcatcaagacAAAACTGACGGCGTGAggagctaccgccagataggcatacaacacctcatccacttcagggctagacatgataggtggtTTAGATAAATAGTCCTTCAGCCGCTGGAACGCCTCGgcgcactcctcggtccattcgaatcccttCCATTTATGTAACAGaaggaaaaaaggacgacacctctcagCCGACCTGGAGATAAACCGGTTCAAAGCGGCAGTCATCCCCGTCAACCTCTGCACCTCCTTTGGATTTCGAGGCGCTTgtaaatcgttaatggccctaatctaatctgggttcacctcaattcccctatgggtcaccatgtaccccaagaatttcccggagcctacaccaaaggaacacttcGAGGCGTTTAGGTGCAACCTATGCTCTCTCAATATCCCGAAGATATTAGTGAGGTCCTTcacatgttcagtcactaccttgcttttcaccaccatgtcatcaatgtaaACTTCAATGcttctgcccagctgtggctcaaacattttagtcatcatgCGTTGATAGGTTGACCCAGCGTTCTTGagaccgaagggcatcaccttgtaatggtagttcccaaccggGGTCACGAANNNNNNNNNNNNNNNNNNNNNNNNNNNNNNNNNNNNNNNNNNNNNNNNNNNNNNNNNNNNNNNNNNNNNNNNNNNNNNNNNNNNNNNNNNNNNNNNNNNNNNNNNNNNNNNNNNNNNNNNNNNNNNNNNNNNNNNNNNNNNNNNNNNNNNNNNNNNNNNNNNNNNNNNNNNNNNNNNNNNNNNNNNNNNNNNNNNNNNNNNNNNNNNNNNNNNNNNNNNNNNNNNNNNNNNNNNNNNNNNNNNNNNNNNNNNNNNNNNNNNNNNNNNNNNNNNNNNNNNNNNNNNNNNNNNNNNNNNNNNNNNNNNNNNNNNNNNNNNNNNNNNNNNNNNNNNNNNNNNNNNNNNNNNNNNNNNNNNNNNNNNNNNNNNNNNNNNNNNNNNNNNNNNNNNNNNNNNNNNNNNNNNNNNNNNNNNNNNNNNNNNNNNNNNNNNNNNNNNNNNNNNNNNNNNNNNNNNNNNNNNNNNNNNNNNNNNNNNNNNNNNNNNNNNNNNNNNNNNNNNNNNNNNNNNNNNNNNNNNNNNNNNNNNNNNNNNNNNNNNNNNNNNNNNNNNNNNNNNNNNNNNNNNNNNNNNNNNNNNNNNNNNNNNNNNNNNNNNNNNNNNNNNNNNNNNNNNNNNNNNNNNNNNNNNNNNNNNNNNNNNNNNNNNNNNNNNNNNNNNNNNNNNNNNNNNNNNNNNNNNNNNNNNNNNNNNNNNNNNNNNNNNNNNNNNNNNNNNNNNNNNNNNNNNNNNNNNNNNNNNNNNNNNNNNNNNNNNNNNNNNNNNNNNNNNNNNNNNNNNNNNNNNNNNNNNNNNNNNNNNNNNNNNNNNNNNNNNNNNNNNNNNNNNNNNNNNNNNNNNNNNNNNNNNNNNNNNNNNNNNNNNNNNNNNNNNNNNNNNNNNNNNNNNNNNNNNNNNNNNNNNNNNNNNNNNNNNNNNNNNNNNNNNNNNNNNNNNNNNNNNNNNNNNNNNNNNNNNNNNNNNNNNNNNNNNNNNNNNNNNNNNNNNNNNNNNNNNNNNNtataaaaaaaaaacgaaaattaatcaattaattcaattCTTATTCAAAGCAGTTAATTTACCACAACattcaaatcaattttcatGGAGGTACTATGTAGGCtggtataaaaggaaataaaaatacaaaatctaaATATCCCTAGTTAAAATTGTGGTTTAACTTGTTATTGATAACTAAAACAATCAAGAATCAAATCTAAATTGAAATTCTCAATAATATCCCTTTGAGATTAGAAAAGTCTTCTTTGACTACCGCACATTCTTGATATGATGGTCATTCTataagtataaatacttgtgggATGTGAGACGGGGGTAAGGgccgaggttcaagtctctaggagggagtttcatacacatatatacttagattagactagagtagaatttttatcttgtataaaaaagaaaaaagaaaacatctCTTTGGAAATTGAGGTTTGAGTATCATAATCCCAAATCTCATTACTTTCTAAATTGTCAACATCTTTTCTTTAAGAGAATGTATAAATATTTCAACTTAGTTTTACATGCAGTATACAACTGAAATCAAATATGAATGAGAATTAAGATTTTTTccctaaacaaaaaatattaattgaaaattaagaAGACAAAAATTTGGGGAAAAGAATGAAAGCAATTTGGGAAGAAACTTATATATTCTTGCAATGGCCTGAaaatgggagagagagagactgtgACATGAAAAATGTGCGGTAGGTCTTTGCCAATGATaacaacttccaaaaaaaaaaaaaaaaaaaaaactattacgTGTCAATCTCCTAAGTGTAGTGTAAAACAGAAAATATGAATTTCTTCAAGATCTTAATTTTAGTAGCAACAAGAGAAACAAGCCACAtaatcttgttttattttattttaatattttaattgactGAAAAAATAAGAGTTAGAATAAGATTGTGGAGCTATTATGTGAGATGGTATAAGAATCTCTAAACTCTTTCttacctttattattattattattattattattattttattttattttttttaatttttcaacttctaGGTCCCCTCAGCCCTCTAATATTTAATGTCTACACCAATGCCAAGACAAGTTATGTctgagatataattttttttttttaaactttttaaatccaattaaatgcatttattttttacacaatttttatttatgtatttataaaatataactttaaaCTGGCTTTCATTTACacacattatatttttttaataaaaaattaatgtcatatcattaaaaataatcGACTTCATTGTTCTATTAGTTATTAGAAAGACATGAAAATAGACAGAATGACCAACAAAACTCATATGTTAAATTTTAAGGTCTAAAATGTAATGAAGCTCAAGTGGTTTGTCTCCACTCTCCACTAATAGAGTATTAGTTAGTTAGTAGTGGGGTTAATTGTACAGCTGGACTATTGGGGAATTAGTTACTAAATCTGGCTCCCTATTGGCAGTTGTAAAGGTGAGCCTAGCTTAAATACTTGTGATTGACCTTTGAGGGAAAACCAGAAATAAGACTACAATTTGTTTCCTTTACTTCTCCATGTTCCTTCTCTATGTTCTTGGAGGGTGACTCCCTCGAACCAGTCAACATTCTTCTTCACTTTCTCCATTATTTCCCTTTCAATTTCTGTTCTACTGCACTATTTTATTGCACTATTACCAGAAGGTCCACtgcaattggtatcagagcagttTCGATCTTACAATGGCTGATGGTCCTAATACAAGGTATTCCCAACTTTCGGATACAATTTTTTGGGTTAAGCTACAGCAAGATCAACACCAAAAATCCATGGAGATCATTACACAGCAGCTGGCCCAATTGTCTGAAGCTGTCAAGGAAATTTGAGCAGTTTTGCCCACCAGGCCTCTCGACAACAATAACAGAGTCGAATCTTCTGTATCTAATGGAGGTAAGATTCCAATCCCTAAGCAAGTAAGATTAGAATTTCCTAAATTTGGATGGATTTATAAGGCAAATCAGTACTTTAAGTACTATGAGATCCCTAATCATGAGAGAATTCTCATGGCTTCCTATTATATGGAAGGCCCAGCCTTAGTTTGGTTTCAAGATGCTGAGCATGATTTTGATGGATGAGAATCTTTTCTAAAATTACTCCATACTAGATTTGGTCCAAGTGCATATGATGATCCAATGGAATGCCTTACCAAACTTAAACAAACTTCCACTGTGTTGCAGTATAAGTCACAATTTGAGGTCATTTCTAATAGAATTAAAGGGTTATCTGAACCACATAAATTGAGTTGCTTCTTAAGTGGGTTGAGGGATGAGATTAGATTACCTATTAGGATGCTAAATCCCACATCCTTGCATCAAGCTTTTGGGTTGGCTAAAATTCAAGAAGAATATTGGATTAGCACTAGAAGGGCTTTGTTTAAAACAAGCATGGAAGTGGGCTCTCAAGCTAAGTCTTCCATTCTTGGTCTACCTAAACCAGATCCCAAGGCTAGAGTAGCCATCCAGAAAATTAGCCCTGCACAGAtggaagaaagaaggaaaaaggggTTGTGTTATTACTGTGAAGAGAAATGGAATTCAAGCCATAGATGTAAAACTAGTCTAGAACTTTTTCTCATGGAAACAGTTCCCAACGAAGAGGTTCAGCTAGGGGTACCATTAAAGGAATTAGACACAATAGAAACAACAGGTGGGGGGAAGGAAGAAAATCCTATTGCTTACCCTGAAATATCTTTATATGCCCTCTTAGGAAGCCCAAATCCGGGAACCATGAGATTAATAGGGTTTATAAAGGGAGTAAGGGTGACTATTCTTCTTGATACTGGTAGTAATCACAATTTTATTGATCCAACTATTGTGTCCAAGGCTACTTTAACGAAGCAATCATCGGTTTTGGAAGTTAAGATTGCAGATGGGTCCGTGATAAGAAGTGAGGGAATCTGTCATGGGGTAATGATAAAAATGCAAGGGCATGTGTTCCAAGTTGATTTGTATTCTCTAGCTATGGATGGTTATGATGTGGTATTAGGAATACATTGGCTTAGAACTTTGGGCTTGATTCAATGGGATTTCCAGAACCTTATTATGAGATTTCTATATGAAGGGCAACAGATTCTACTAAGAGGGGTGCAATCAAAAGGGCCTAGCTTCCAAGAAGGGGATGAATTCTTCAAGAACTCTCCTAAGAAAGGTCTGATACTCCAAGTCATGATGCTGGATTCACCTCAAGATCAACCTCAAACCAATTCAGCCTTGAAAGAGTTGTTGcaacaatttaattttgtgtttaacACTCCAAAGAATTACCACCAAGCAAGGGGCATGAGCACCAAATAGTGCTCAAAGAGGGCACTCAACCTATCAATGTCAGACCTTATAGATATCCTTTTTATCAGAagaatgaaatagagaaaattgtAAAAGACTTGCTGGAGATAGGGGCAATAAGGCCTAGTAAGAGTCCATGTTCTTCACCTGTGCTCTTGGACAGAAAGGCAGATGGTTCCTGGAGGACGTGCATCGATTACAAAGCTCTCAACAAGGAAACAGTGAAAGATAAGTTTCCTATTCCTGTTGTAGATGAACTTTTAGATGAGCTATGTGgtgctaaaattttttctaagttaGATTTAAGGTCTGGCTATCATCAAATTAGAATGAAAGAATCGGATATTCATAAGACAGTATTTAGAACACATGAGGGTCATTATGAATTCTTAGTAATGCCCTTTGGACTTACCAATGCCCCATCCACCTTTCAAAGCTTAATGAATGCAGTTTTTAAaccatttttaagaaaatttgtcTTGGTATGTTTTGACGATATCTTGGTTTATAGTACTTGTTTAGAAGCCCATCTACTGCATCTTCAATAGGTACTAGAAGTTTTGCAATAGAATCAACTCTATGCAAAACAATCCAAATGTCACTTTGGCTGTGAGGAAGTTGAATATTTAGGGCATATTATTTTTGGAGAAGGGGTACGAATTGATTCAAAGAAGACTGAAGCTATGCTCAATTGGCCTGCTCCTACTTCACTCAAGTCTTTGAAGGGTTTTCTTGGCTTGACAGGATAATATAGAAAGTTTATTAAGGGTTATGGCCAACTAGCTAGCCCTTTGACTGACCTCTTACGAAAGGATGCTTTTCATTGGGATGCCGCTACTCAATACTCCTTTGAACAACTTAAGACAGCGGTGGCTAGTCCCTCAGTTCTGGCCTTAcctgatttttcaaaaacatttcttATAGAATGTGATGCTAGTGGTCATGGTTTGGGAGCTGTCTTGGTGCAAGAAGGTAGACCCATAGCTTATCATAGTTAAGCTCTGAAAGGCAAGAATATTCATTTATATACCTATGAAAAAGAGCTTCTAGCTTTAGTAGTGGCTGTAAAAAAATGGAGGCCTTACTTATTGGGCAAACCCTTCCTCATTAAAACTGATCAACAATCCTTGAAGTTCTTATTAGATCAGAAAGTTGGCACTCCAGCTCAACAGAAATGGATAGCTAAGCTAATGGGATACATCTTCCAAGTTGAGTATAAAAAGGGGATGGATAATCAAGTAGCTGATGCTTTATCTAGAAAAGAAGATCCACCTCAAACAACCATGTTTTTACTTTCCTTTCCACAATTGTCCTGGTTAGATGAATTATAGCAGTCCTATGCTATTGATCCAGATCTAAACAAGATCATTCAAGGCATCCAAAATGGAAATTCTAGTTTCCAAGCTTATTCCTACAATGGCAATGTCTTAGTGTATAAGGACAGAGTGGTTTTAGGCCAAAATTCTCCTTTAAAGTCCAGGGTACTGCATTATATTCATGATAGCCCCTTTGTTGGTCATTCAGGCTTTGAGAAAACCTATCAAAGAGCTAAGAGAGAGTTCTTTTGGAAGGGAATGAAAAAAGACAGTAAGAAGCATGTGAAGGAATGTGACACATGTCAGAGAAAAAAGGTAGAGAACTTGGCTCCCATGGGACTCTTGCAACCACTGCCTATTCCTGAGCAACCTTGGGCAAACATTTCTATGGATTTTATTGAAGGATTCCCAAAGTCTCATCACTTTGATGTCATTTTTGTTGTGGTGGATAGACTTACTAAATATGCTCATTTCATTCCCCTTTCTCACCCCTATACTGTTGCCAAAGTAGCTTTCTTATTTTTGCAACATGTCATCAAACTCCATGGCATACACAAATCAATTGTCAGTGATAGGGATCCCACATTCATTAGCCATTTTTGGGCTGAACTCTTCAAGTTACAAGGTACTACCTTGGCCTTGTTCTCAGCTTATCATCCATAAATTGATGGACAAACTGAGGTGGTCAATAAAGGCCTAGAACACTATCTTAGATGCTATGCAGGGAAACAACCCAAACAGTGGTCCTCTTGGTTGGCTTTGGTTGAGTTTTGATATAATACTAATTTCCACACTTCTACCAAAACCAGCCCTTTTGAAGCTCTTTATGGCTATTCTCCTCCAACATTACTGCAGTATATACCTGGTACCTCAAGGCTAGAAGCAGTTGATGTCCACCTAAAGTCCAGAACAACAGCATTGGCTTTACTTAAACACAACCTAGTTGCAGCTCAAGAGAGAATCAAATCTCAAGCTGACAAGCATAGAACTGATAGAGAGTTCCAAGTGGGAGATTAGGTATTCTTACGACTCCTCCCGTATTGACAGAAATCCTTGGTTACTAGGACTAATCTCAAGCTTTCTCCAAGATTCTATGGGCCATTCCAGATTCTCCAAAGGATTGGCCAGGTTGCTTATAAGCTGAATTTGCCCACTAGTTCAAGACTTCATCCTATTTTCCATGTTTCTTGTTTGAAACCTAAGTTGGGAGCTCAAGTTAAACCTATACCAACGCTACCTCCAGTGGATGCTGAGGGTGTTCTTTGCCCTGAACCAGAAACTATTCTCCagagaagaatgaagaaaattCACAATCGAGCTGTCACTGAGGTCTTGGTTCACTAGCAAGACACTCTTATTGAAGATGCAACTTGGGAGCTTTTGCATAATCTCCAGCAGCAATATCcccaccttgtgggcaaggtgctTTAAGAGGAGGGGTATTGTAATGAAGCTCAAGTGATTTGTCTCCACTCTCCACTAATAGAGCATTAGTTAGTTAGTAGTGGGGTTAATTGTACAGCTGGACTATTGGGGAATTAGTTAATAAATCTGGCTCCCTATTGGCAGTTGTAAATGTGAGGCTAGCTTAAATACTTGTGATTGACCTTtgagagaaaacaagaaataagaCTACAATTtgtttcctcttcttctccatgTTCCTTCTCTACATTCTTGGAGAGTGACTCCCTCGAACCAGTCAACATTCTTCTTCACTTTCTCAATTAtttccctttcaatttttgttctaCTGCAATATTTTACTGCACCATTACCAGAAGGTCCACTGCATAAAATCTCTCATTTGAAATATTAGGcattgtttctccaaaaaaaaaaaaaaaagaaaaaaagaaaaagaaagaaagaaatattagGCATATTAAAAGCATTCAATGTATAAACTTTAGGACCAACAATGTATTTTTACCTActtttaattatattgttaagTTTAGAGTTGACAAATTCCATGACAATGTAATCTTAATTGAGTTTGTATTGAAGAATCATTAGTTCAAGATCAAGTGTCCAAGAGGCAATGCAAAAGAATGAAGAACCTTAAATTTGTACTTTCGTTTGAATACTGTTTAATTGATGTTTGATTGACCTTCGACtaatatttgattgattgaaGAGCAATTGAAAATCGTGGATTCATTTTTGCTGAGGTGATTTAATTGAAGTTGTTGGTCTcatcagccaaaaaaaaaaaaaaataataataataattttgaagtTGTTGGCTTTTTTTAGCCTTATTGAAAGTCTcctatataaataattattagtgGATTGTTCATTTGGGGATGGTTTCCCCCTATGGTGATTTTTCCTTTAGATAGTTTTCCGCGATTTTTCACTTTATCACCATATCGTTGGCTCTTGTGTGATTAATTGAATTGGATTGGTGACACCACATGCCATAAGGTCGATATGTTTTAATTGGCTAAAACAAAAGTATTTAATTGACATAATTGGACTAAATTGATTAATTCCACAGCATAATATACAACGGGGGTCCAAATAACCCAACATATACAATCCATGTAAgtcataagaaaataaaattttttcccaAGTCACAAGACTTATATAATCACAGATAgtgaattttaaataagtagCGTGAGTAAACCATATGCACATGGTTTTTTGAATTGTCACCTAGTGTCAAGGAAGAAAGCTATCCAAATCTTTTgggaaaaaaactttttttcttgattttaggTAAGGGAGAGAAACATCCCCTTTAtgttttattacttattagacAATGATTAGAATTTAGAAGTTAGATGAAGACATGAGAATTGTGATAGTagcattgctttttttttttcatataaaagaATCTAAGATAATTCCCTCTACCCCACtgatggttaaaaaaaaaacacaaactagaAGCCAATGACAATGACCATTACAAGACACCTAAAAGGTACATGAGTTTACACATCATGAATCCCGACAGATCACACCAATGACAATGACCGAATAATATATATCACAGGGTAGTTTATTAAAagcttaaggaaaaaaaagaaaaagaaaaaaaaaaaaaagagttccgACAGCCACAAGGTACAGGAAGGAAATATGTAATAATCAATAATCATGCGGTGTCCTACTATGCTTTCCTTATCATGATATTATCACAAACCTTGTGACCCAATCCAAACTATCCAGGTCCAGGATTTGGGAAGTTTACAGTCTGCAATTGGAACCAATTCTGGCAAGCTCATTAACCCGTTGCTAAACAAGCATTAGAATTGATTGCACTTACATTTGGGTTGATTAAAAATGGGGAATTCTAGCTAGTTGAGGATTGGGAATTGTCACGTTaatcaaagccaaaaaaaaaaaaaaaattggatatgTAGTTGGAAATGACGTGAACCTTAATTAATGATTAGAATCTCAAATTTTTACTCGTTAATAActggaaacaaaaattttaactcAAAGGACAGCCCATTACAAGTGTTGAATTTTACTCTGTTTGAGgaataaacaaaaacaagctAACAAATTTGATACAGGAGTttactatcttttcttttcaacttccTTCATAAGCTTGTGGCAAACAAATGAGTTTCATAGCCAAGAATAATTATCTGTGATTGTGAAAGCAAAAGATATGACAAGAATCTATATTTTCCCGCACACACAATAGAGATTCCCTCTCTTTTTCCTGCCTTCCCAAGCAAACTAGTTGCTAAAACAACAAGATCTCTCACTTTATCCTTTCATTCCTGCACCTTTCCAAGAAAGATAAGCTGCAAAGAGTTAAGGTTTTGTAACTAGACATTCCTCCACCTTTCCAAGACAGATGATCTGCAAATCACTAAGGTAATTCGTAACTAGAAGTGTACCCTTCACCTAATTGCAATGTCTCCCAGCCTCAATAAAAGCCCTCTCTTCCCTTCCACACATATCAAACACTCCTGCAAGTGCAAGTGCAAACCCCACTCTTGCATTTCAAAACATCCCAACTAAAATTCAGTTCTCCCCACAATAAAAGAACTTCAAAGATGACAAAACAGGCTCTCTTCTTCTCCCTATCAATTTTACTTGTATTACTCTTCCATTGCATCACAACTTTAGGCCAGCCTGCCGCAGCACCAGTCCAGCCAGCAAATGCACCAGTTCAGCCTGCAAAGGCTCCAGTCCAGCCTGCCACTCCACCAGTAGTTCAGCCTGCCAAGGCCCCAGCCCCAGTCCAGTCTGCCAAGGTCCCACCCACAAAGAAAGGTGTCCCCGATGTCACCAAAATCCTTGCAAAGGCTGGAGGGTTCTCAGTCTTTATCCGCCTCTTAAAAAGTACTGGAGTGTCTGACCAATTATACGGCCAGCTCAACAATTCAAATAATGGCTTTACCATCTTTGCTCCTACTGATGCTGCATTTTCCAGCCTCAAAGCGGGCACTATAAACTCTTTGTCCGACCTACAAAAGACCCAACTAGTACAATTTCACATATTAAACACAGTTGTTACTCTCTCAAATTTCCAAACTCTGAGCAATCCAGTGCCCACAGAGGCCGGAGATGCTGGTGAGTTCCCACTAACCGTGACCACTGCTGGTAACCAAGTGAACATCTCTAGTGTTCTTGTTAATACCACGTTGGGTGGAACTGTGTATTCGGATAGCCAGCTTGATATTTATCAAGTGGACCAAGTGCTTCTT
Protein-coding regions in this window:
- the LOC115950981 gene encoding fasciclin-like arabinogalactan protein 12; amino-acid sequence: MTKQALFFSLSILLVLLFHCITTLGQPAAAPVQPANAPVQPAKAPVQPATPPVVQPAKAPAPVQSAKVPPTKKGVPDVTKILAKAGGFSVFIRLLKSTGVSDQLYGQLNNSNNGFTIFAPTDAAFSSLKAGTINSLSDLQKTQLVQFHILNTVVTLSNFQTLSNPVPTEAGDAGEFPLTVTTAGNQVNISSVLVNTTLGGTVYSDSQLDIYQVDQVLLPLDIFNPKPKHKAPASAPTLSKPKSLNNGADADADADTPSVAAKVDESRALSLKRHGNGILMSIGAALVAFIVTKGL
- the LOC115950972 gene encoding uncharacterized protein K02A2.6-like, whose translation is MEVGSQAKSSILGLPKPDPKARVAIQKISPAQMEERRKKGLCYYCEEKWNSSHRCKTSLELFLMETVPNEEVQLGVPLKELDTIETTGGGKEENPIAYPEISLYALLGSPNPGTMRLIGFIKGVRVTILLDTGSNHNFIDPTIVSKATLTKQSSVLEVKIADGSVIRSEGICHGVMIKMQGHVFQVDLYSLAMDGYDVVLGIHWLRTLGLIQWDFQNLIMRFLYEGQQILLRGVQSKGPSFQEGDEFFKNSPKKELPPSKGHEHQIVLKEGTQPINVRPYRYPFYQKNEIEKIVKDLLEIGAIRPSKSPCSSPVLLDRKADGSWRTCIDYKALNKETVKDKFPIPVVDELLDELCGAKIFSKLDLRSGYHQIRMKESDIHKTVFRTHEGHYEFLVMPFGLTNAPSTFQSLMNAVFKPFLRKFVLYIPGTSRLEAVDVHLKSRTTALALLKHNLVAAQERIKSQADKHRTDREFQILQRIGQVAYKLNLPTSSRLHPIFHVSCLKPKLGAQVKPIPTLPPVDAEGVLCPEPETILQRRMKKIHNRAVTEVLVH